One Glycine max cultivar Williams 82 chromosome 6, Glycine_max_v4.0, whole genome shotgun sequence DNA segment encodes these proteins:
- the LOC102665538 gene encoding LOW QUALITY PROTEIN: tetraspanin-11-like (The sequence of the model RefSeq protein was modified relative to this genomic sequence to represent the inferred CDS: inserted 1 base in 1 codon; substituted 1 base at 1 genomic stop codon) — MGASTYIRIHGDCQKVLQYPLLFGGLFIFVVSTLGLIGALCSINAAIYLYLLVTFFVVLAFSAFTIVALFVTRNNTPSSXGVXRSRVGDFSPWLQHYVTDERNWDVAKSCLLHKLVCHDGNNVSLAFKQLSTTQFGCCKPPLQCGFTKKNATFWEAPAKASTAANNTNCRTWSNRQDKLCFNCDSCKGGVLANIRSQWRHLTIFNACVLVLVTTIYVLGYYAIRNNRLDSRANMRN; from the exons ATGGGTGCCTCCACCTACATCCGTATCCACGGGGACTGCCAGAAGGTGCTCCAGTACCCTCTCCTCTTCGGCGGTCTCTTCATATTCGTTGTTTCCACCCTCGGCCTCATCGGCGCGCTGTGCAGCATCAATGCCGCCATCTACCTCTACCTCCTCGTCACATTCTTCGTCGTCTTAGCCTTCTCCGCCTTCACCATTGTAGCGCTCTTCGTCACCAGAAACAACACGCCGTCAT GTGGTGTATAGCGTAGCCGTGTAGGGGATTTCTCGCCGTGGCTGCAGCACTACGTCACTGACGAGCGGAACTGGGACGTGGCCAAGAGTTGCTTGCTGCATAAGCTTGTCTGTCACGACGGTAACAATGTGTCTCTTGCTTTCAAACAATTGTCTACCACGCAG TTTGGGTGCTGTAAGCCACCGTTGCAATGTGGATTCACAAAGAAGAACGCTACGTTCTGGGAAGCGCCGGCAAAAGCAAGTACCGCGGCGAACAACACTAATTGCAGAACATGGAGCAACAGACAAGACAAACTGTGTTTCAACTGCGATTCGTGCAAAGGAGGAGTGCTGGCCAACATCAGAAGCCAGTGGAGACATCTCACTATATTCAATGCATGCGTGCTCGTGCTCGTCACCACCATCTACGTCTTGGGCTACTATGCCATCAGGAACAATCGCTTGGA TAGTAGAGCaaatatgagaaattaa